In Deltaproteobacteria bacterium, the genomic window CGCTGCTTCCATGATGGCTTCTGAATATGTGGGATGTGCAGCAACAATGTCTGCAAATTCATGTACCTTAATCCCATTATGCACTGCAATCGCTCCCTGAGCTATGATATCAGAGGCATGAGCACCAACTATGTGCATACCTATTATTTCTTCTGTGTCTACATCAACAACCACCTTAACTTCTCCATCCGTTTCTGCAAAAGCCCTTGCTTTACCGAGTGCCCTATACGGGAACCTTCCTAATTTAATATTATAGCCCTTTGCTCTGGCACCTTGTTCTGTATATCCAACGCTTGCTGCTTCAGGCGTTGAATAGATCACAGAGGGTATCGCGTTATAATTGATTGTCTCATGCTTACCTTCGATCATATTGCCGGCAGCGATAATACCTTCTTTATATGCAGTATGGGCAAGCAATTTGCCGCCAATAACATCACCACACCCGTATATCCCATCAACCCCTGTATTTAAAAATCCGTCTACAACGATTTCGCTCTTCTTACCGAGTTTTATACCTGTATGCTCAAGCCCGAGTCCTGTGGTATTGGCCTGTCTGCCGATAGAAACAAGCACCATATCACCGCTTATTATTTCTCCACCCTCAAGCAAGATATTAACTGCATTTCCACTAACCTCCGATGACACGACCTTAACCCCTGTTCTTAACTTTATGCCTGCCTTTTTAAAACTTCTTGACAGCAAATGAGAAATGTCTTCATCCTCAAGAGGCAATGCCTCCGGCATAAGTTCAAGCATTGTAATATCAACGCCCATACTTCTGAAAATAAATGCAAACTCTGTCCCTATTACACCCGCACCTATTATAATGAGCCGCTTGGGTAAGTGATCTATATTCATTATTTCATCACTCGTAAGAATGAATTTACCGTCGGTCTTTATAGCCTGTATATATGTGGATGAAGAACCTGTTGCTATTATAAATCTTTTTGAATCAAAAAACTCTTCACTGCCGTTGTACGCTGTTATCTTGATCCTGTTTTTAGAAACAAAG contains:
- the lpdA gene encoding dihydrolipoyl dehydrogenase — protein: MSEISSYNLIVIGAGIGGYTAAIRASQLGAKVLVVEQAETGGTCLNRGCIPTKAFKATADELDRMNRFEEFGLSGDVHINIDIKRIIDKKNKVVQELVKGVEFLFKSYGIMEKRGRSAFVSKNRIKITAYNGSEEFFDSKRFIIATGSSSTYIQAIKTDGKFILTSDEIMNIDHLPKRLIIIGAGVIGTEFAFIFRSMGVDITMLELMPEALPLEDEDISHLLSRSFKKAGIKLRTGVKVVSSEVSGNAVNILLEGGEIISGDMVLVSIGRQANTTGLGLEHTGIKLGKKSEIVVDGFLNTGVDGIYGCGDVIGGKLLAHTAYKEGIIAAGNMIEGKHETINYNAIPSVIYSTPEAASVGYTEQGARAKGYNIKLGRFPYRALGKARAFAETDGEVKVVVDVDTEEIIGMHIVGAHASDIIAQGAIAVHNGIKVHEFADIVAAHPTYSEAIMEAAEDVFSMSIHQPKKSINQEAKS